The following proteins are encoded in a genomic region of Bubalus kerabau isolate K-KA32 ecotype Philippines breed swamp buffalo chromosome 15, PCC_UOA_SB_1v2, whole genome shotgun sequence:
- the LOC129628226 gene encoding olfactory receptor 51V1-like: MSASSASNINSSIFILTGFPGLEQYYPWFSVPFSSIYAVVFLGNCLVLHVVHTEPSLHEPMFYFLAMLALTDLFMGLSTVYTVLGTMWGLSQEIGLDACISQTYFVHGLSFMESGVLLAMAFDRFIAICNPLRYTSILTNSRIICFMVTILTRSSLSILPVIIRLKFFPYCRPHIVSHSFCLHQDLLRLACSDIRFNSFYALALVICTLLLDAVLILISYVFILHTVLAIASRKERLKALETCVSHLCAVLVFYIPIIGLTMVHRFGKHLSPLVHVLMGNIYILFPPMMNPIIYSVKTQQIRSRMKKWFSLQM, encoded by the coding sequence atgTCTGCTTCTTCTGCTTCCAATATCAACTCTTCGATATTCATTCTCACGGGGTTCCCTGGCCTAGAACAATACTATCCCTGGTTTTCAGTTCCCTTTTCTTCGATCTATGCTGTGGTTTTCCTGGGAAACTGCCTGGTGCTGCATGTGGTTCATACTGAGCCGAGCCTGCATGAGCCCATGTTCTACTTCCTGGCCATGCTGGCCCTCACTGacctgttcatggggttgtccACAGTATACACGGTGCTGGGGACGATGTGGGGGCTCAGCCAGGAGATTGGTCTAGATGCCTGCATTTCCCAGACTTATTTTGTTCATGGACTATCTTTCATGGAGTCTGGAGTCCTTCTTGCCATGGCTTTTGATCGCTTTATAGCAATTTGCAATCCTCTGAGATATACATCCATTCTGACTAATAGCAGGATCATTTGCTTCATGGTGACCATTTTGACAAGAAGCTCTTTGTCTATTCTTCCTGTCATCATTCGTTTGAAGTTCTTTCCTTACTGCAGACCCCACATTGTCTCTCATTCCTTCTGCCTGCACCAGGATCTACTCCGACTGGCCTGCTCTGACATTCGCTTCAATAGCTTCTATGCCCTGGCTCTGGTGATTTGTACCTTGTTGTTGGATGCTGTCCTTATTCTCATCTCCTATGTTTTCATCTTGCATACAGTGCTGGCAATTGCATCTCGAAAAGAGAGGCTCAAGGCTCTGGAGACCTGTGTCTCCCACCTCTGTGCAGTTCTGGTTTTCTACATTCCCATCATTGGTCTCACTATGGTACACCGCTTTGGAAAGCATCTCTCACCTTTGGTTCATGTCCTTATGGGCAACATCTATATTCTCTTTCCTCCCATGATGAATCCAATAATCTATAGTGTAAAGACCCAACAGATTCGAAGCAGGATGAAGAAGTGGTTTTCTCTGCAAATGTAG
- the LOC129628294 gene encoding olfactory receptor 51V1-like: MSAISILNFNSSRFTLTGFPGLEVDYLWLSIPFASIYAMVFLGNCMVLHVIRTEPSLHQPMFYFLAMLALTDLCVGLSTVHTVLGILWGVIQEISLDSCIAQSYFIHGLSFMESSVLLTMAFDRYIAICNPLRYSSILTNDKIMKIGVAILCRSSMLIPPVIIRLKFLNYCHPHILSHSFCLHQDLIRMACSDIRFNSIYGLALVISNLLLDAVLIIISYIMILHAVLAIASREERVKSLQTCVSHICAVLVFYIPIIGLTMVHRFGRHLSPWVHVLMGNVYILFPPLMNPIIYSIKTQQIRRRVQRLFYLKKCKS, from the coding sequence ATGTCTGCTATCTCTATCCTGAACTTCAATAGTTCCAGATTTACTCTCACTGGTTTTCCTGGCTTAGAAGTTGACTATCTCTGGCTCTCCATCCCTTTTGCCTCCATTTATGCTATGGTTTTCCTGGGGAACTGCATGGTGCTCCATGTGATCAGGACTGAGCCGAGCCTGCACCAGCCCATGTTCTACTTCCTGGCCATGCTGGCCCTCACTGACCTGTGTGTGGGGCTGTCCACCGTGCACACAGTGCTGGGAATCTTATGGGGGGTCATTCAAGAGATCAGCCTGGATTCCTGCATTGCCCAGTCCTATTTCATCCATGGTCTGTCCTTCATGGAGTCCTCTGTCCTCCTTACTATGGCTTTTGACCGTTACATTGCCATTTGCAACCCACTACGCTATTCCTCCATCCTAACTAATGACAAAATCATGAAGATTGGGGTGGCAATCTTATGTAGGAGTTCTATGCTCATACCTCCAGTCATTATTCGCCTAAAGTTCTTAAATTATTGTCACCCCCACATCCTTTCTCACTCTTTCTGCCTGCACCAAGACTTAATTCGAATGGCCTGTTCAGACATTCGCTTCAATAGCATCTATGGTCTGGCCCTGGTGATCAGCAACTTGTTGCTGGATGCAGTGCTCATCATTATCTCCTATATCATGATCTTGCATGCCGTCTTAGCAATTGCATCACGAGAAGAGAGAGTCAAGTCTTTGCAGACCTGTGTATCTCACATCTGTGCTGTTTTGGTTTTCTACATCCCAATCATTGGTCTGACCATGGTTCATCGTTTTGGCAGACACCTCTCACCCTGGGTTCATGTTCTCATGGGCAATGTCTATATCCTTTTCCCGCCCTTGATGAACCCCATTATTTATAGTATCAAGACTCAGCAAATACGAAGAAGAGTCCAGAGATTGTTTTACTTGAAAAAATGTAAGTCTTAA
- the LOC129628227 gene encoding olfactory receptor 52Z1P-like, producing the protein MTTSSNYTNLRDIWYTMIGIPGLEDAHTWISIPICSMYIVAVVGNTLLLFLIFTERSLHEPMYIFLSMLALANIFLSTVTTPKMLAIFWFQEGGISFGSCVSQMFFLHFIFVAESAILLAMAFDHYVAICYPLRYTTILTPSLSGKIGIASIIRSFLICFPLVFLVYRLTYCGRNIIHHSYCEHMGIARLACDSIQVNIYYGVVVALFSTCLDVVLIIISYALILCTVFRIPSQDARLKALGTCGSHVCVILLFYTPAFFSFFAHRFGGHCIPLHIHILLANLYVVVPPTLNPIIYGVKTKQIQEKFIQVFYLSKKFC; encoded by the coding sequence ATGACAACCTCTTCAAACTACACTAACCTTAGAGACATTTGGTACACCATGATTGGGATCCCAGGACTGGAAGATGCACACACGTGGATCTCCATCCCCATTTGTTCCATGTACATAGTCGCTGTTGTGGGAAATACCCTCTTACTATTTCTGATCTTCACTGAGCGCAGTCTTCATGAACCCATGTACATTTTCCTCTCCATGTTAGCCTTGGCAAATATCTTTCTTTCCACTGTCACCACACCCAAGATGTTAGCAATCTTCTGGTTCCAAGAAGGGGGTATATCTTTTGGTAGCTGTGTGTCCCAGATGTTTTTCCTCCACTTCATCTTTGTGGCAGAGTCTGCCATATTGCTGGCCATGGCATTTGATCACTATGTAGCCATCTGTTATCCACTAAGATATACTACCATTCTAACACCCTCACTCAGTGGAAAAATAGGCATTGCTTCTATAATTaggagtttcctcatctgtttcccCTTGGTTTTTCTGGTTTATCGGCTTACTTACTGTGGAAGGAACATTATTCATCACTCATACTGTGAACATATGGGCAttgccaggcttgcctgtgatAGCATCCAAGTCAACATCTACTATGGGGTGGTTGTGGCTCTATTTTCCACGTGCCTGGATGTGGTGCTTATCATCATCTCTTATGCCCTAATACTGTGTACTGTGTTTAGAATTCCTTCCCAAGATGCCCGGCTCAAGGCTCTGGGTACTTGTGGCTCCCATGTCTGTGTTATATTACTGTTCTATACCCCagcctttttttcattctttgctCACCGATTCGGGGGCCACTGTATACCACTCCATATACATATCCTTCTTGCCAATCTTTATGTGGTGGTACCACCCACTCTCAACCCCATCATTTATGGAGTTAAGACCAAGCAAATTCAGGAGAAATTTATCCAGGTCTTTTATTTGAGCAAGAAATTTTGCTGA